In Anaeromusa acidaminophila DSM 3853, the genomic stretch CACTTGATCGCGGTAGGTTTTGATCTGCTTGTCAAATTCTTCATAAGACAAGGTCTGTCCACCCAATTTACTAAAAAACGTCTTGTACCCAGTCCCGGCAAAGCCAATGGTCATGCCGCCAGTCTCATGGTCGCCAGTAACGACAATCAAAGTTTCATCCGGATGTTTGGCATAAAACTTCAGCGCTTCTGCGATAGCTTCTTCAAAAGCCACGACATCTTTTACCGTTGTTGCTGCATCATTCGCATGACAGGCCCAGTCGACTTTGCCGCCTTCCACCATCATGAAGAAACCGTTTGGATTATCAAGCATTTCAATCCCTTTGCGAGTAAAGTCTGCCAAAGACACTTTTTCTCCTCGATCAATTTCATACGACATAGCTTCTTCCGCCGCCAGATCCGGAGCTATAGCGATCGTTTTCCCAGCACCCTTGCCGAGTTTTTGAATTTCTTCCGTTGAAACAGCTACTTGATAGCCTTTCTGTTTAGCAAGCTCCAATAAGTTAGGCTGATCTTTTTTCTTACCCGTAGGCGCCAACAGACCGCCGCCGGCAAAATAATCAAAATTGCTGTTGATTAGTTCCTGACCAATTTCATAATAGTTTTTGCGAGTCGGCTGATGCGCGTAAAAAGCGCCTGGAGTCGCATGATCCAAAGATACGCTGGAGACAATGCCTACTTTCATGCCTTTTTCCTTGGCCATTTCCGCCATGGTTTTAAACTTAACGCTCTTTGTAGGATCCATGCCCAAAATGTCATTATTGGTTTTGTTGCCAGTCGCCAAAGCGGTTCCTGCGGCAGCTGACTCCGTAATGAATGTATCTGCCGACTGTGTTCTCTGCACGCCCTGATGAGAAAAGGCGGTAAAATTCATAGGCTGCCTGCCCATAGGTCCGTTGCCATTCTGAGTCCCTTTAAAAATCTCTGTGGAATTAATCTGACTTAACGCCATACCGTCTCCAATAAAGTAAAATACGTATTTCGCTTTTTTCCCGTAGTAAGCCTGATCGTTAGCCGCATCAGCCACTGCATTTGTCTGAGGCATAGCCAGAGCCGCCAAAATCGCCACCATCACCGCTAGCGCAGCACAGGGCATGAGCCATTTTTTCTTGTTCACACAATCTCCTCCTACTATGTATTTTTCTACCTCTTCCAGTATAAAAATTCTATGTAAAGTTCACGCTATGGAATTGTTAAAATTCAGTAAATAAAAAAGCCTCCGTCAAAACGGAAGCTTTTCTGCAGCCTATTCTTCAATACAACACAGCATTGGCAATTACCAAACGCTGAATTTGGTTCGTTCCCTCATAAATCTGCATAATCTTAGCATCACGCATATATTTTTCCGCCGGATACTCTTTCGAATAGCCATAGCCTCCCATTACCTGTACGGCATCTACGGTCACTTTCATAGCTACATCAGAAGCAAAGCATTTGGCCATCGCCGCTTCCTTGGAATAGGACATTCCTTGATCTTTTAGCCAGCAAGCCTTATGCACTAATAACCGAGCCGCCTCGATTTGCATAGCCATATCGGCCACCATCGCCTGCACCAATTGGAAAGACGCCACAGGCTTACTAAACTGCTGTCGTTCCTTTGCATATTTCACTGCACAATCTAAAGCCGCCTGAGATATCCCCACAGATACGGCTCCTACCAAAGGTCGGGCCGCATCCAGCGTTTTCATAGCCAGTTTAAAACCTTCGCCTTCTCGGCCAATGCGGTGTTCTTCCGGTACTCGCACACCGTCGAGAATCAATTCGCAAGTATCAGAGGCGCAAATCCCCATTTTTTCTTCTTTTTTTCCTACAGAGAAACCAGGAGTTCCTTTAGTCAAAAGGAACGCTGTCAACCCGCGAATGCCCGCCGCTTTACGCGTATTGGCAAAAACAACAAATATTTCCGCACTGGAAGCATTGGTAATAAAGCATTTATTGCCAGTTAAAATATATTCATTGCCATCCTTTACAGCAGACGTAACAACGCCTCCAGCATCTGAACCTGCATTCGGCTCTGTCAGCGCAAACGCGGCCAATTTTCCTTCATTTAATTTGTCAAAAAAGAACTTCTTTTGCTCTTCCGTCCCTAACAACAATATTGGATACGCCGCCAACGCATTGGCGGCAATACTGGTAGCCACCCCGGCACAGCCTTTTCCTATTTCCTCGTACAGCAGCGCTACGGTCAGCGCATCAAGTCCAGGACCGCCATATTCTTCAGGAACAATCAAGTTCAACAGGCCCATTTCATGAAACTTTTCCTGCAAGCCCGGCCTCAGTCCGCCTGCAGCGTCCATCTCTCCCGCATATGGCGCAACTTCTTTTGCAATGAATTCTTGGGTCATGTTTTTCAAGTCCACTTGATCTTGGGTCCATTGAAAATCCATACATACCCTCCTTGCCTGCCCGGCACGACGCCTGCCTCACGCTCCCTTGCCATCCCGGCTGCAACACTTAGGAAGCAGCAATTGCCGCAATAGTATCTTTTTTCTTACAGTATACATGAACTGGATATTTTTGTATACCACGACTCCACCCAGGCCACTACCGCTGCTGCGCTTTCCTGAAAATGCTCGCTGAATTGATGGTCCGCTCCTTTTAAAACAACCAGTTCACAAGGACCTTTGGCAGCCTCTGCATAAGCCAGCGCCTGTTCCACTGGCGCCAATTCGTCTTCTGAGCCATGCAAAATCAGCACAGGAAACGCTGCTCCCAATGCCGCCAACTTTCCCGGCAGATTCACTGTCGCGAAGCCCTTAACGAAATCCGCTTCCAACCGGAGATACCCCCATTCATCCTGCAATTCCAATCGATTTCCTTGCTGTAATTGCCTATATGCAGCCAACCCTAAGGCGTTTTGAAAGGTCACCTGCAAATCGCTAGGAGTCGCCCACAAGCAAAGTCCCTTCACCCTCTTGCCCAATTGACCGGCAGCCAGCAACGACGCGCAACCTCCCATACTGCGCCCCAAAAGAACTACTGACCCCCATCCTTGGCGCTGCATCCACCCGGTCACGCAAAGTAGTTCTTCAACTTGCCTGTCCAAAGACTCACAGGGTGTAAAATCAAATCGAAGCACTCCCATACCTTTAGCGCACACCTGTTCCGCCAGATCCACCGCTCTGCCATTTCCGTCCTTAGAGCCGCGAAAGCCATGACTCATTACCAGCCAATAAGCATCTTGCTCGGCTACGCCTCTGGGATAATGCACCACCGCCTGAAGTTCACTACGCGGCCCAGGAATATTAAACTCTTCTTTTACTCCATTTTCCATCTATACCACCCCATGAAAAAAGGCAGGCTCAAGCCTGCCTGAATCATTTAATATACGTATTTTTTTATAAAATGTACACCGTAATGTGTCTGACGCCAAAATTGATAGCTTCTTGATGGCTGTCAAAAGCCAAGTCAATAACGTGACCCTTAATGGCGCCTCCGGTATCGTCGGCTATAGCAAAGCCGTATCCTGGGATATACAACCTAGTCCCCAAAGGAATTACATTGGGATCCACCGCCACTAACCCTTTGTGCAGCAAATTCCCGCGAGCCGTATAGCTGCCGCATCCAGGGTCGAATCGAGAATACGCCGTAGCCTTCATATTTATGGATCGCCCAAAACGGCTCGGCTGTTCTTGCGCCCGCTCTAGCGCGCTCAGCGTACCTGCATCGACTACTCCAGTTACTCCTAGACCACTCATGCTTTGAAAATCAGCAACCGCCTGCCAAGTTTGCGGACCAAATACGCCATCTACGGACCCGGCGTAAAAGCCTTGACTGGCTAACAGATGCTGTACTCGCATGACATTCTCCCCGCGCATCCCCTGTTGCACAACCGAGTGTTCTTGGCGCGTCACAGGTGGTACGCTTGTTGCCGCAAATACCGCTGGCAGCGCAAAAAACAAGCCACAGAATGCGAAAACCATGATTTTCTTTAAACACATCAAATTAAATCACCTCTCTTTAAACTCCTGCCTCCGAGGTTAGCTGTCGGGTTCGGGTTGAAAAAGAGAGAGAAAATACCCTTCCGCCTAGGCGGATTCACCCCATAAGTTGGTTCCCCCGTACCATAAATGGATTCGGCAGTATATTTTCATCTTACTCCATTTTTTACTGCGCCGTCAAGGTTTGCTACTAGACACCCTCATTGCGCCCCCCTTCGCTTTAGGCAAGTAAGCGTCGCAGCATAGCTGTAAGAACCTGCACTCCAGCCTCAATATCTTCAGGAGCTGCATATTCATCAGGATGATGACTAACACCATCGCGGGAGCGCACAAAAAGCATCCCTGCCGCTGTAATCTTGGCCATATTCATGGCGTCATGGCCTGCGCCGCTTACTGCGCGCATCCATTCGACGCCTACTTCGTCCGCCGCTTTTTCCGCCAAAGCAACCAAATCGTCATCCATCGCTACCGGTTTGTCAGCTGAGAGCATTTCGATGGTCACTGGCGTTTCATACTCTTCCGCAATCGAAAGTGCAGCATCTTTTATTTCCTGAAGGCTTTCTACAATATATTCGTAATCAGTTCCGCGCAGATCCACCCACAATTCAACCTTGCCCGGCACTACGTTCATAGCCCCAGGATAGACTTTGAGATTTCCGACAGTCGCCACTATATCATCTTCCGCGTGATCATTAGCAATATTTCGAATAGCCAGCACCAGTTCCGACGCACTGACCAACGCATCATAGCGGTCATGCATGGGCGTAGTCCCTGAATGACCTGCTATGCCGCTCACCGTCATCTTAAAGCGCGTAGGCGCAGCAATGGCTTCCACAATGCCTACAGCAGCACCACGTTCCTCAAGCTGCTTACTTTGGTCAATATGCAATTCCAAGTAAGCTTGATATGTTCGCTCAGCTATAACACATTGTTTCAAATTTTCAAAAGAAAGCCCTTCTGCGGCTAACGCCGCAGGAAAGGTAACCCCCTGACTGTCGACAGCTCGCTCCCAAGCATTTAAATTAGCGCTGCCTGTCATCGCTTTGCTGCCCATTGTGGAATGTGAAAACCGACTAGACTCTTCCGCGACAAAAACAATCACTTCCACGGTACGCCGCAGCGGCCCTGCCGCCTTCAGGCGCCCTACCGCGGCAAGCGCGCCCACAACGCCGACAACGCCGTCATAGTGCCCGCCATGCGGCACTGTGTCCAAATGCGACCCCATAGCCACAGGCGGCAATTGCGGCTCCAATCCTTCTAAACGGCCAATTACGTTACCGATAGCATCACTGCGCACCGACATTCCTAAAGACTCCATAATAGAAGCGACATAACTTCGCGCTTCCTTATCGGCAACCGTAAAAGCCAAACGATTAGCCGCCCCCGCTTCATCCGCGCCCATGGAGGCGATAGTGTTAATGGTTTTCACAATCCACTGTTGGTCCATTGAAAAGCCTCCTTCTCTCAAAAACTACAAGACTGCCGCTTGCACTGTTTCCAACCCTAAACGGTCAATCATACGTCCTAAACGTTCGTTTTTATTAGCATTTGCTTTATAATAGGTCACAATTCGATCAACCAAAGCGATGACTTCTTCTTGATTCAAGCCTTGAGCCACTTCATTGCCCAACCGAGGCTTCACGCCTCCATTTCCTCCCATCAGTACCGTAAATCCCTTCGGCAAGCCGATAATGCCGATATCTTTCAGCACAGGCTCCGTACAAGCATTCACACAACCAGACACCGCAATTTTAAATTTAGAAGGCAATTCCATACCGTGATAACGTTCATCCAAAGCCAGCCCCAACGTAACGCCGTCTTGCTGCGCCCGTTTACAAAAATGCGTAGCCGGGCAAATTTTTATGCTGCGCACGCAAAGACCAATGGCATGCCCTTTGTCCATGCCCAGTTCCTCCCAGACCTTGTCAATATCTTCTTCTTTGATGCCAACAATAGCAATACGCTGCGCCATAGTTAGCTTCAGCGCCTGGGCCTGGTATTTCTTCGCTACGTCCGCAATTTTGTGCAATACATCAGGATCTAGAATAATGCCTCCGGGAATGTGCGGCGCAACCGCATACGTATTGCGATCCCGTTGTACAATAGCGCCTTTTTCCAGCATGTCCATTTTCTGTGTTGTCATAGCACCCTCCGCGAATTAGTATTATTTAAGAAAAACTTCTTTTAAATTATACCTTATTTGTCACAATTTGACCAGTATCTTCTTAAAACAAAGCCGATCCAATCATGAGCAATAAGAGAATCACAGCTACCGCACCACCAATATACATAGCTGCACGTCCCATCTTACGGCTTTCTTCGCGGTGCATCACTTTTCGACTAACCCCTTTTGTGCGCATAATTGCCCCTCCTGTATGCCTTACTTCACCTAGTAGTCATTTTCGCTATTTAATTTTAAAACCCCTGCTCTTTCCTTGTTTTCTTCTCTCTTTAACAACAAAATGATTTTTCTAACTCAATTTCTCTTTTGAAAATATCTAGTTACATAATCAATAATAATTATTGTTGACATTTCCAGTCAGTTTGATAGAATATAACTGTAGTTGAAAAATATTATTATTTAGCTTCGATTATCGTTTATAAAACCTAAAAATAAAAGGAGGCTTTTACATGGAAAAGAGAAGCGGTTACTTAAAAATGAAAGGTACTCCCTTGACCCTTTTGGGGCGGGAATTGAAAGTTGGTGAAAAAGCGCCTGATTTCCAAGCGCTTACACAAGATTTACAACCTTTCTCACTGTCTGATACAGCTGGTAAGCTCCGCGTCATCAGCGTAGTGCCATCGATTGATACTCCTGTTTGCGATGCGCAGACTCGGTTTTTCAATCAAGATGCATCCAAGTTTCCGGATGTCGCCATTCTCTCCATCAGCGTGGATTTGCCCTTTGCCATCAAGCGTTATTGCGCAGCCCAGGGCATCGAAAATCTCACCACCCTCTCAGACCACAAAGCGCTGGATTTCGGTTCTAAATACGGCTTTGTTATCGAAGAACTGCGCCTGCTCTCGCGCGGCGTCATCGTCGTAGACAAGGACGATATCATCCGTTACATCCAATATGTTCCTAACGTAGAAGATGCGCCTGATTTCGACAGCGCTTTAGCTGCCGTAAAGACTCTTGCTTAGAAAAAGAAAAAACTCCCGAAACCATTGGTTTCGGGAGTTTTTTTGTCTAAAATCAACCAAACAACATCAGCTGATTGCTTTCCGGCAACCCTTCCAAGCAGCCATGATTACGCAGCGCTTCGATAACGGCGCTAGAAACACGGGAACGAGACTTTAAATCCTCTTGCGAAGTAAACGGTCTATCTGGACAACGGCTGGCAACCAAGTTCAACGCAGCCGAGCCGCCAACGCCTTGCAACGCACCCAAAGGAGGAAGCAACGCTCCGTCGACAATGCGAAACTTAGACGCATCAGATTCATACAAATCAATTCGCTTAAAACTAAAGCCTCGCAAATACATTTCCATTGCCATTTCCATGATCGTAAAGAGGGCTTTATCCTTAGCCGAGGCCTCTTTTCCCTGCGCTTCAATGACATCCATTTCTTTTTTCAGGCTCCCCTTATCGCCAACAATACGGGCAGCGTCAAATTCCGTGGCGCGCACAGTAAAGTAGGCGGCATAAAAGGCCAAAGGATGGTGCACTTTGAACCAAGCTATACGGAAAGCCATCATCACATAGGCTACTGCATGGGCCTTCGGAAACATATATTTAATCTTTTGACAGGATTCCACATACCAGTCCGGAACGTCTTTTTCTTTCATTTTCGCGACATTTTCCGGAGTAATGCCCTTCCCTTTACGCACGCCCTCCATAATCTTAAAGGCTACCGAAGGTTCCACTCCCTTGTGAATTAAATAAATCATAATATCGTCGCGCGCGGAAATGGCTTCTGATAATTTGGCCGTTCCATCCTTAATTAAGTCTTGTGCATTATTCAACCAAACATCGGTACCATGGGAAAAACCGGAGATGCGCACTAATTCACTGAAGGTTGTCGGCAGCGTGTCTTCCAGCATCTGGCGCACAAATTTCGTGCCGAATTCCGGAATACCAAAGGTTGCTACGGGACTTCCCATCAACTCTTTAGGAGTCAGACCGACTGCATCGGTGCTAGAAAAAAGACTCATCGTTACCGGATCGTCAAAGGGTATGGTTTTTGCGTCAATGCCAGTCAAATCCTCCAGCATGCGAATCACTGTCGGATCGTCGTGTCCCAGAATATCGAGCTTAACCAAACAAGAGTCAATTGAGTGATAATCAAAATGCGTTGTAATGGTTCCGGAATTTTTATCATCCGCTGGACGTTGGATGGGTGTAAACTGATGTACGTCCATATCTCGCGGCACAACCGTAATGCCCCCCGGATGCTGCCCTGTCGTACGCCGCACGCCGGTGCAGCCGCTGACGAGACAATTAATATGGGCATTACGAGGATTTTGACCCCGATCGTTAAAATAGTTCTTCACAAAACCGTAGGCCGTCTTATCCGCCACCGTGGCGATAGTACCGGCGCGAAACACATTGTCCTTGCCAAAAAGTTCTTCCGTATACTTATGAGCTACCGGCTGATAATCTCCTGAAAAATTCAAATCAATATCTGGCACCTTGTCGCCGTTAAAACCCATAAAAACAGCAAACGGAATATCCTGTCCGTCTTTGCGCAGGTGCTTGCCGCACTGCGGACAGTCCTTATCCGGCAAGTCAAAACCGCCTCCATAGCTGCCGTCAGTAACAAATTCACTATGCAAGCAATGCTCGCAACGCCAATGCGGCGGCAACGGATTTACCTCTGTAATCCCGCTCATGGTCGCCACAAAGGAAGAACCTACCGACCCTCGAGAGCCAACCAAATATCCATCATCCAGCGATTTTTTCACCAGCTTATGCGCAATCAGATACAGCACGGCAAAGCCATTGCCAATAATGGATTTCAGTTCAAACTCCAAGCGCTCTTCTACCAGTTTCGGCAATTCTTCGCCATACCATTCCCGTGCTTTGGCGTAGGACATGGAGCGAATGCTCTCTTCAGCTCCTGGAATTTCCGGCGCAAACAGCCGATTAGGAATAGGTTTAAAATCTTCAATCCACGAAGACACCTGTTGCGGCGCTTCAATAACCACTTCTCTGGCCTTGGCCTTCCCTAGATAAGAAAATTCCGCCAACATTTCGTCGGTAGTATGCATATAAAGAGGCGGCTGATGATCCGCATCGGAAAAGCCTTTGCCAGCCATCAAAATACGCCGGTATACTTCATCCTCCGGATTTAAGAAGTGCACGTCTCCTGTAGCCACCACAGGCTTGCCCGCTTTTTTAGCCAATTCGCATACCTTGCGGTTAATATTACGCAGCCCTTCTTCGTCCGGAACCATGCCTTCCCGCACTAAAAACGCATTATTGCCGATAGGCTGTATCTCCAGATAATCGTAAAATTCAGCAATCCTAAGCAATTCACTTTCTGGCGACTGATGTACGATGGCCTGAATCAATTCTCCAGCCTCACAAGCCGAGCCCAAAATCAGCCCTTCCCTGTGCTCCACTAATACGGAACGCGGAATACGCGGCGTACGATGCAAGTACTTTAAATGGGAAATGGAAACCAAACGATATAAGTTACGCAGCCCAACTTGATTCTTCGCTAAAATTACAATATGCCGAGCCTGGTTGATATCATGTTCAAAAAGATATCCTTCCATCCCGTAAATCACTTTAATACCGCAGTCTCCCGCCACCTTCTGCGCTTCAGGAAACGACTGCACAACTCCATGGTCGGTAATCGCAATAGCCGGGTGTCCCCAGCGCGCAGCCGTTTTAATCAGTTCTTTCGCCGAGACCATCCCGTCCATATTGCTCATCCGCGTATGCGCATGAAGCTCAATCCGTTTTTCTTCGTTTGTATCTTGGCGCAATTCCTTATCTGCACGATTCATGCTGTCGGCGAACAAAACTAGGTCGTTGCTGAACTTATCATACTGCACCTTGCCACGCAAACGTACGCGCAAGCCGTCTTTCACATCGCCCACTGCTTTACGACAGCTTTCCCCATCATCAAAAAACACCTTGCCGGCAATGCCGCCCGAGGGATCTCCGACGTCAAAGGTCATCAAAAATCGACCGGTCCGCAATTCGCGAATATCAACTTGACTCAATTCCCCTTCGACAATAACGGATTTCTCTTCGTCTTGAATCAGCGACAACGGCTGCACTTTCTCTTTTGACAAAGATCTGCCGAAAAAGATACTGCTCTTTTTCCCAGCCCCTTCGCCGCCGTTTTTTTGCTGATCCTGTATCATTTCCAAGGCGGCCAGGTATTCCGGAGTCAACGCTTCCTCCGGTTGCGCCGCAACCGGTTCCGCTTGTGTAATGTTGCAAATGACCCGGCATTGCCGTTGAAAGCTTTCTGCAATCCAATGCTGCAGTTTAGCGGCCACATTTTGGCTTTCTGCCAATTCCGCCGCCAAAGAACCCTGTAGGTTCAAAGTAAGACATTCGTTTTTCCATTCCCAGCAAGAGGAAGTCAATAGCCTTTTTAAAGCTGGCTGCGCTCCCGAAACCAATTCGCAAACATCCGGCCAGTGCAATTGCAGATAGTCCTCAAGCCGTCCGGGACGCTGCACAAAACGTACCGTTTTTAAGCCGCAGCCCTGACAAAGGCTTCGGGCTAGCTGTTGCAGCGTTTGCTCCGCCAATAAGCATTCTACTTCTAAATGAACTACCCAGGACAAGGCTTGCGTATCCACATCTACCTTGGCAATCTGAGCAGAACAAAGTCTGGCTTTTTCTTCTTGCGGTAAAACCAAGGGCTGCAGAAACTGCAAAAACGAATCTTGGCTCTCCGGTATAATACAATACTGATGCATGAAAATCCCTTCCTTAGGAAAGTGATTGCTTAGCTCGCCGCCAATCCATATAATACGGCGCAGCCAGCCTCACGGCTTTTTCGCACATCCAAAATTCGTTGATTGCGCGAACCGCGATATGGCAATGTCAAATCCCTTTCACCTTGCAC encodes the following:
- a CDS encoding alkaline phosphatase is translated as MNKKKWLMPCAALAVMVAILAALAMPQTNAVADAANDQAYYGKKAKYVFYFIGDGMALSQINSTEIFKGTQNGNGPMGRQPMNFTAFSHQGVQRTQSADTFITESAAAGTALATGNKTNNDILGMDPTKSVKFKTMAEMAKEKGMKVGIVSSVSLDHATPGAFYAHQPTRKNYYEIGQELINSNFDYFAGGGLLAPTGKKKDQPNLLELAKQKGYQVAVSTEEIQKLGKGAGKTIAIAPDLAAEEAMSYEIDRGEKVSLADFTRKGIEMLDNPNGFFMMVEGGKVDWACHANDAATTVKDVVAFEEAIAEALKFYAKHPDETLIVVTGDHETGGMTIGFAGTGYKTFFSKLGGQTLSYEEFDKQIKTYRDQVGASNANLDDWLPALANQFGMNELTAYEKSRLNQALAASMIDPKKRPTDEETTLAYGPYEPFSVTVTHLLNQRAGIGWTTYAHTGVAVPVYAQGTGSGVFEGYYDNTDVAKKIMNIMGVAK
- a CDS encoding acyl-CoA dehydrogenase family protein, yielding MDFQWTQDQVDLKNMTQEFIAKEVAPYAGEMDAAGGLRPGLQEKFHEMGLLNLIVPEEYGGPGLDALTVALLYEEIGKGCAGVATSIAANALAAYPILLLGTEEQKKFFFDKLNEGKLAAFALTEPNAGSDAGGVVTSAVKDGNEYILTGNKCFITNASSAEIFVVFANTRKAAGIRGLTAFLLTKGTPGFSVGKKEEKMGICASDTCELILDGVRVPEEHRIGREGEGFKLAMKTLDAARPLVGAVSVGISQAALDCAVKYAKERQQFSKPVASFQLVQAMVADMAMQIEAARLLVHKACWLKDQGMSYSKEAAMAKCFASDVAMKVTVDAVQVMGGYGYSKEYPAEKYMRDAKIMQIYEGTNQIQRLVIANAVLY
- a CDS encoding alpha/beta hydrolase family protein is translated as MENGVKEEFNIPGPRSELQAVVHYPRGVAEQDAYWLVMSHGFRGSKDGNGRAVDLAEQVCAKGMGVLRFDFTPCESLDRQVEELLCVTGWMQRQGWGSVVLLGRSMGGCASLLAAGQLGKRVKGLCLWATPSDLQVTFQNALGLAAYRQLQQGNRLELQDEWGYLRLEADFVKGFATVNLPGKLAALGAAFPVLILHGSEDELAPVEQALAYAEAAKGPCELVVLKGADHQFSEHFQESAAAVVAWVESWYTKISSSCIL
- a CDS encoding 3D domain-containing protein; the encoded protein is MCLKKIMVFAFCGLFFALPAVFAATSVPPVTRQEHSVVQQGMRGENVMRVQHLLASQGFYAGSVDGVFGPQTWQAVADFQSMSGLGVTGVVDAGTLSALERAQEQPSRFGRSINMKATAYSRFDPGCGSYTARGNLLHKGLVAVDPNVIPLGTRLYIPGYGFAIADDTGGAIKGHVIDLAFDSHQEAINFGVRHITVYIL
- a CDS encoding M20 family metallo-hydrolase, producing MDQQWIVKTINTIASMGADEAGAANRLAFTVADKEARSYVASIMESLGMSVRSDAIGNVIGRLEGLEPQLPPVAMGSHLDTVPHGGHYDGVVGVVGALAAVGRLKAAGPLRRTVEVIVFVAEESSRFSHSTMGSKAMTGSANLNAWERAVDSQGVTFPAALAAEGLSFENLKQCVIAERTYQAYLELHIDQSKQLEERGAAVGIVEAIAAPTRFKMTVSGIAGHSGTTPMHDRYDALVSASELVLAIRNIANDHAEDDIVATVGNLKVYPGAMNVVPGKVELWVDLRGTDYEYIVESLQEIKDAALSIAEEYETPVTIEMLSADKPVAMDDDLVALAEKAADEVGVEWMRAVSGAGHDAMNMAKITAAGMLFVRSRDGVSHHPDEYAAPEDIEAGVQVLTAMLRRLLA
- a CDS encoding NAD(P)/FAD-dependent oxidoreductase — encoded protein: MTTQKMDMLEKGAIVQRDRNTYAVAPHIPGGIILDPDVLHKIADVAKKYQAQALKLTMAQRIAIVGIKEEDIDKVWEELGMDKGHAIGLCVRSIKICPATHFCKRAQQDGVTLGLALDERYHGMELPSKFKIAVSGCVNACTEPVLKDIGIIGLPKGFTVLMGGNGGVKPRLGNEVAQGLNQEEVIALVDRIVTYYKANANKNERLGRMIDRLGLETVQAAVL
- the tpx gene encoding thiol peroxidase, with the translated sequence MEKRSGYLKMKGTPLTLLGRELKVGEKAPDFQALTQDLQPFSLSDTAGKLRVISVVPSIDTPVCDAQTRFFNQDASKFPDVAILSISVDLPFAIKRYCAAQGIENLTTLSDHKALDFGSKYGFVIEELRLLSRGVIVVDKDDIIRYIQYVPNVEDAPDFDSALAAVKTLA
- a CDS encoding PolC-type DNA polymerase III, producing MHQYCIIPESQDSFLQFLQPLVLPQEEKARLCSAQIAKVDVDTQALSWVVHLEVECLLAEQTLQQLARSLCQGCGLKTVRFVQRPGRLEDYLQLHWPDVCELVSGAQPALKRLLTSSCWEWKNECLTLNLQGSLAAELAESQNVAAKLQHWIAESFQRQCRVICNITQAEPVAAQPEEALTPEYLAALEMIQDQQKNGGEGAGKKSSIFFGRSLSKEKVQPLSLIQDEEKSVIVEGELSQVDIRELRTGRFLMTFDVGDPSGGIAGKVFFDDGESCRKAVGDVKDGLRVRLRGKVQYDKFSNDLVLFADSMNRADKELRQDTNEEKRIELHAHTRMSNMDGMVSAKELIKTAARWGHPAIAITDHGVVQSFPEAQKVAGDCGIKVIYGMEGYLFEHDINQARHIVILAKNQVGLRNLYRLVSISHLKYLHRTPRIPRSVLVEHREGLILGSACEAGELIQAIVHQSPESELLRIAEFYDYLEIQPIGNNAFLVREGMVPDEEGLRNINRKVCELAKKAGKPVVATGDVHFLNPEDEVYRRILMAGKGFSDADHQPPLYMHTTDEMLAEFSYLGKAKAREVVIEAPQQVSSWIEDFKPIPNRLFAPEIPGAEESIRSMSYAKAREWYGEELPKLVEERLEFELKSIIGNGFAVLYLIAHKLVKKSLDDGYLVGSRGSVGSSFVATMSGITEVNPLPPHWRCEHCLHSEFVTDGSYGGGFDLPDKDCPQCGKHLRKDGQDIPFAVFMGFNGDKVPDIDLNFSGDYQPVAHKYTEELFGKDNVFRAGTIATVADKTAYGFVKNYFNDRGQNPRNAHINCLVSGCTGVRRTTGQHPGGITVVPRDMDVHQFTPIQRPADDKNSGTITTHFDYHSIDSCLVKLDILGHDDPTVIRMLEDLTGIDAKTIPFDDPVTMSLFSSTDAVGLTPKELMGSPVATFGIPEFGTKFVRQMLEDTLPTTFSELVRISGFSHGTDVWLNNAQDLIKDGTAKLSEAISARDDIMIYLIHKGVEPSVAFKIMEGVRKGKGITPENVAKMKEKDVPDWYVESCQKIKYMFPKAHAVAYVMMAFRIAWFKVHHPLAFYAAYFTVRATEFDAARIVGDKGSLKKEMDVIEAQGKEASAKDKALFTIMEMAMEMYLRGFSFKRIDLYESDASKFRIVDGALLPPLGALQGVGGSAALNLVASRCPDRPFTSQEDLKSRSRVSSAVIEALRNHGCLEGLPESNQLMLFG